A stretch of the Strigops habroptila isolate Jane chromosome 15, bStrHab1.2.pri, whole genome shotgun sequence genome encodes the following:
- the ABCA2 gene encoding ATP-binding cassette sub-family A member 2 isoform X5, producing the protein MGFLHQLHLLLWKNVTLKRRSPWVLTFEIFIPLVLFFILLGLRQKKPTIPVKEAFYTAAPLTSAGILPVMQSLCPDGQRDEFGFLQYSNSTVTQLLEHLTEAVEQSSLFDPEHPGLEEELESLRRHLEALSSSEPSSMETHFSNTAGSGFTLAWAAKDRGELHRFLTQNLSLPNSTAELLLGSSVDLREVYRLFFGSFPLVPDDTWERDLWDGFGASEKMTRLEQSLPGGWRSLREGLVHRALRDPAAAPRRPALLRLLSRALGLATPAPTSSDSPQALITEMEGVLFTGPMLEQLTCERSPVGLRRLLRVGPAQQPVLQAYRTLACNGSRAARHDRFTQLAAELREQLDTPRIVSRLKLDEVNSTAAQHRLRALLEDLVEMEKVLRDVNILSALAKLLPRGACASKAPLPTANSTGWANANTTASNTTMEEEGAGGSPAGGDNPQGQFSAFVQLWAGLQPILCGNNRTIEPEALKQGNMSSLGFTSKEQRNLGLLVHLMTSNPKILYAPVGTEVDKVILKANETFAFVGNVTHYAKAWLNISPEIRAYLEEGRLQRRIRWLQQFTADLHKHPEILNVSDSDVLHNFLNGNFSLPNASVLLQQLDTIDNAACGWVHFMAKVSVDIFKGFPDEESIVNYTLNQAYQDNVTVFASVIFQTNRDGSLPPHVMYKIRQNSSFTEKTNEIRRAYWRPGPNTGGRFYFLYGFVWIQDMMERALINTFVGHDVVEPGNYVQMFPYPCYTRDDFLFVIEHMMPLCMVISWVYSVAMMIQHIVTEKEHRLKEVMKMMGLNNAVHWVAWFITGFVQLSISVTALTAILKYGKVLMHSDVLIIWLFLAIYAVATIMFCFLVSVLYSKAKLASACGGIIYFLSYVPYMYVAIREEVAHDKITAFEKCIASLMSTTAFGLGSKYFALYEVAGVGIQWHTFSQSPVEGDDFNLLLSMMMLIVDAVVYGVLTWYIEAVHPGMFGLPRPWYFPFQKSYWLGNGRVETWEWTWPWSRTTRLSIMEEDQACAMESRRMEETRGIEEEPTHLPLVVCIDKLTKVYKTDKKLALNKLSLNLYENQVVSFLGHNGAGKTTTMSILTGLFPPTSGSATIYGHDIRTEMDEIRKNLGMCPQHNVLFDRLTVEEHLWFYSQLKSMAEEEIRKEMDKMIEDLELSNKRHSLVQTLSGGMKRKLSVAIAFVGGSRAVILDEPTAGVDPYARRAIWDLILKYKPGRTILLSTHHMDEADLLGDRIAIISHGKLKCCGSPLFLKSTYGDGYKLTVVKKQSDTRNGTEPAQLHSPPAHCSVSPCSEPRVSQFIKKYVASCLLISDTNTELSYVLPSEAVKKGCFERLFQHLEQSLEELDLTSFGLMDTTLEEVFLKVSEEDQSLENSDADMKESKKDTLQPPTTELGPKPEANGDVLAEAAVLEKPEVELSNLVTCSKLAQSQASLRSASSVGSVRGDEGGAYSEFFGDYAPLFDNRQDPDNISLQEQEVEVEDHDLAGQGSFKLEGSWLKLRQFHGLIVKRFHCAKRNTKALFSQILLPAFFVCVAMTVALSVPEIGDLPPLILSPSQYHNYTQPKGNFIPYANEERREYRIRLSPDASPQQLVNTFHLPSGVGATCVLKTPFNNTLDQPMQNLNSNESKMLAAKYFDAMCIDSFTQGLPLSNFVPPPPSPAPSDYPISVDEDLLRAWNSTTFSSAVKETVTSAPALPHIVHEPIKCTCSMQGTGFSCPSGVGGHPPQMKVVTGDILADITGRNVSEYLLYTSDRFRLHRYGALTFGNVQKSIPASFGARAPATVRKIAVRRTAQVFYNNKGYHSMPTYLNALNNAILRANLPKSKGNPAAYGITVTNHPMNKTSASLSLDYLLQGTDVVIAIFIIVAMSFVPASFVVFLVAEKATKAKHLQFVSGCDPVIYWLANYVWDMLNYLVPATCCIIILFVFDLPAYTSPTNFPAVLSLFLLYGWSITPIMYPASFWFEVPSSAYVFLIVINLFIGITATVATFLLQLFEHDKDLKVVNSYLKSCFLVFPNYNLGHGLMEMAYNEYINEYYAKIGQFDKMKSPFEWDIVTRGLVAMTIEGFVGFFITIMCQYNFFRKPQRLPVSTKPIEDDIDVANERHRVLRGDADNDMLKIENLTKVYKSRKIGRILAVDRLCVGVRPGECFGLLGVNGAGKTTTFKMLTGDESTTGGEAFINGHSILKELLQVQQSLGYCPQFDALFDELTAQEHLELYTRLRGIPWKDEERVVKWALKKLELTKYADKPASTYSGGNKRKLSTAIALIGYPAFIFLDEPTTGMDPKARRFLWNLILDVIKTGRSVVLTSHSMEECEALCTRLAIMVNGRLKCLGSIQHLKNRFGDGYMITVRTKSSLNVKEVVRFFNRNFPEAVLKERHHTKAQYQLKSDQISLAQVFSKMEQVVDVLGIEDYSVSQTTLDNVFVNFAKKQSDNLEQQETSPSCTLQSPLERVLSLLRPRAAPTELRALVVEEQEDLETDDEGLISFEEERAQLSFNTDTLC; encoded by the exons atGGGGttcctgcaccagctccatctcctgctctgGAAGAACGTGACGCTGAAGAGGCGCAGCCCG TGGGTGCTGACCTTTGAGATCTTCATCCCCCTGGTGCTCTTCTTCATCCTCCTGGGGCTGCGGCAGAAGAAGCCAACCATCCCTGTGAAGGAAG CTTTCTACACGGCGGCGCCGCTCACCTCGGCCGGGATCCTGCCCGTCATGCAGTCCCTGTGCCCTGATGGCCAGCGCGACGAGTTTGGCTTCCTGCAGTATTCCAACTCCAC GGTGACGCAGCTCCTGGAGCACCTCACTGAAGcagtggagcagagcagcctctTCGACCCAGAGCACccggggctggaggaggagctggagtcACTGCGCAGGCACTTGGAGGctctcagcagcagtgagcCCAGCTCCATGGAGACCCACTTCAGCAACACAGCAG GATCCGGCTTCACGCTGGCATGGGCAGCCAAGGACCGGGGCGAGTTGCACCGCTTCCTGACACAGAACCTGTCCCTGCCCAACAGCACAGCCGAGCTGCTCCTGGGCTCCAGCGTTGACCTGCGGGAG GTCTATCGCCTGTTTTTTGGTTCCTTTCCTTTGGTACCCGATGACACCTGGGAACGAGACCTGTGGGATGGGTTTGGCGCCAGTGAGAAGATGACGCGGCTAGAG CAGAGCCTGCCAGGTGGCTGGAGGAGCCTGCGGGAGGGGCTGGTGCACAGGGCGCTGCGGGACCCCGCCGCAGCCCCACGCCGCCCAGCGCTCCTGCGCCTGCTCTCCCGGGCCCTGGGCCTCGCCACGccagcacccacctcctccGACAGTCCCCAGGCCCTCATCACCGAGATGGAG GGTGTCCTCTTCACGGGGCCAATGCTGGAGCAGCTGACGTGCGAGCGGAGCCCTGTGGGGCTGCGGCGCCTCCTGCGTGTGGGCCCGGCgcagcagccagtgctgcaggcGTACCGCACCCTGGCCTGCAATGGCAGCCGTGCCGCCCGCCATGACCGCTTCACCCAGCTCGCGGCTGAGCTGCGGGAACAGCTGGACACCCCCAGGATTGTCAGCAGG ctgaagctggATGAGGTGAACAGCACAGCCGCCCAGCACCGCCTCCGTGCCCTCCTGGAGGACCTGGTGGAGATGGAGAAGGTTCTCCGTGATGTGAACATCCTCTCAGCGCTGGCCAAGCTGCTGCCCAGAGGAGCCTGTGCCAGCAAGGCCCCGCTACCCACTGCCAACAGCACCGGCTGGGCCAACGCCAACACCACGGCCAGCAACACCACAATGGAGGAGGAGGGTGCCGGGGGGAGCCCGGCTGGGGGTGACAACCCTCAGGGGCAGTTCTCAGCATTTGTGCAGCTCTGGGCCGGGCTGCAGCCCATCCTCTGCGGCAACAACCG GACGATTGAGCCTGAGGCGCTGAAGCAGGGCAACATGAGCTCGCTGGGCTTCACCAGCAAGGAGCAGCGGAACTTGGGCCTCCTCGTGCACTTGATGACCAGCAACCCCAAAATCCTGTATGCGCCTGTGGGCACTGAAGTGGATAAGGTCATCCTGAAG GCTAACGAGACTTTTGCCTTTGTGGGCAACGTCACCCACTATGCTAAAGCATGGCTGAACATCTCCCCCGAGATCCGTGCCTACCTGGAGgagggcaggctgcagaggcGCATCCGCTGGCTCCAGCAG TTCACTGCTGACCTACACAAGCACCCAGAGATCCTGAATGTCTCTGATAGTGATGTTCTCCACAACTTCCTCAACGGCAACTTCTCCCTGCCCAACGCCAgtgtcctgctccagcagctggacACTATTGATAACGCTGCCTGTGGCTGGGTCCACTTCATGGCCAAG GTCAGCGTGGACATCTTCAAAGGCTTCCCAGATGAGGAGAGCATCGTCAACTACACGCTGAACCAGGCCTACCAGGACAACGTCACAGTCTTTGCCA GTGTCATCTTCCAGACCAACAGGGATGGGTCGCTGCCTCCCCACGTCATGTACAAGATCCGGCAGAACTCCAGCTTCACAGAGAAGACCAACGAGATCCGGCGGGCATACTGGCGTCCTGGCCCCAACACCGGCGGCCGCTTCTACTTCCTCTACGGCTTCGTCTGGATCCAGG ACATGATGGAGCGTGCCCTCATCAACACGTTTGTTGGCCACGATGTGGTGGAGCCTGGCAACTATGTGCAGATGTTCCCGTATCCATGTTACACCCGGGACGA CTTCCTCTTCGTCATTGAGCATATGATGCCCTTGTGCATGGTGATCTCCTGGGTCTACTCAGTGGCCATGATGATCCAGCACATTGTGACAGAGAAGGAACATCGCCTGAAAGAG GTGATGAAGATGATGGGTTTGAACAATGCAGTGCATTGGGTGGCTTGGTTCATTACCGGCTTCGTCCAGCTCTCCATCTCAGTCACGGCACTCACGGCCATCCTGAAGTATGGCAAGGTCCTGATGCACAGTGATGTCCTCATCATCTGGCTCTTTCTTGCCATCTATGCAGTGGCCACCATCATGTTCTG CTTCCTGGTATCCGTGCTCTACTCCAAGGCCAAGCTGGCCTCTGCCTGTGGCGGCATCATCTATTTCCTCAGCTATGTGCCCTACATGTATGTGGCCATCCGGGAGGAGGTGGCACATGACAAGATCACAGCCTTTGAGAAGTGCATTGCG TCCCTCATGTCCACTACAGCCTTCGGACTGGGCTCCAAGTACTTTGCACTGTATGAGGTGGCCGGTGTGGGCATCCAGTGGCACACCTTCAGCCAGTCACCTGTGGAAGGAGATGACTTCAACCTCCTCCTGTCCATGATGATGCTCATCGTGGATGCTGTGGTGTATGGCGTACTCACATGGTACATTGAGGCTGTGCACCCAG GTATGTTTGGCTTGCCGCGGCCCTGGTACTTCCCCTTCCAGAAGTCCTACTGGCTGGGCAACGGGCGAGTGGAGACCTGGGAGTGGACATGGCCCTGGTCCCGCACCACCCGCCTCAGCATCATGGAGGAGGATCAGGCCTGTGCCATGGAGAGCCGGAGGATGG AGGAGACACGTGGCATCGAGGAGGAGCCCACCCACCTCCCCTTGGTTGTCTGCATTGACAAGCTCACCAAGGTctacaagacagacaagaaGCTGGCGCTGAACAAGCTGAGCCTCAACCTCTATGAGAACCAGGTGGTGTCCTTCCTGGGGCACAACGGCGCAGGGAAAACCACCACCAT GTCCATCCTCACTGGCTTGTTCCCTCCGACCTCGGGCTCCGCTACCATCTACGGCCATGATATCCGAACGGAGATGGATGAGATCCGGAAGAACCTGGGCATGTGTCCCCAGCACAATGTGCTGTTTGACAGGCTGACAGTGGAAGAGCACCTCTGGTTCTACTCGCAGCTCAAGAGCATGGCAGAGGAGGAGATCCGCAAAGAAATGGACAA GATGATTGAGGACCTGGAGCTGTCCAACAAACGCCATTCCCTGGTGCAGACCCTCTCAGGGGGCATGAAGAGGAAGCTCTCGGTGGCCATAGCCTTCGTGGGTGGGTCACGGGCCGTGATCTTGGACGAGCCCACGGCTGGTGTGGACCCATATGCACGCAGGGCCATCTGGGACCTCATCCTCAAGTACAAGCCAG GGAGGACCATCCTGCTCTCCACACACCACATGGACGAGGCTGACCTGCTGGGTGACCGCATCGCCATCATCTCCCATGGCAAGCTCAAGTGCTGTGGCTCTCCGCTCTTCCTTAAGAGCACGTATGGTGATGGCTACAAGCTGACAGTGGTGAAGAAGCAGTCGGACACCAGAAACGGCACAG AGCCAGCCCAGCTGCACAGCCCACCGGCCCACTGCTCTGTCAGCCCCTGCTCCGAGCCTCGTGTCTCCCAGTTCATCAAGAAGTATGTGGCCTCCTGCCTCCTCATCTCAGACACCAATACTGAGCTCTCCTATGTCCTGCCCAGCGAGGCTGTCAAGAAGGGGTGCTTTGAGAGGCTCTTCCAG CACTTGGAACAgagcctggaggagctggaccTCACCAGTTTTGGGCTGATGGACACCACACTGGAGGAGGTCTTCCTGAAGGTGTCTGAGGAGGACCAGTCTCTGGAGAACAGTGATGCGG ACATGAAGGAGTCCAAGAAGGacaccctgcagccacccaCCACTGAGCTGGGCCCAAAGCCCGAGGCCAACGGAGATGTCCTGGCCgaagcagctgtgctggagaagcCCGAGGTGGAGCTCAGTAACCTGGTGACATGCTCCAAGCTGGCGCAGTCACAGGCGTCCCTGCGCTCAGCCTCCTCGGTGGGCTCTGTGCGGGGTGACGAAGGTGGGGCTTATTCTGAGTTCTTTGGGGATTACGCACCCCTGTTCGATAACCGGCAGGACCCCGATAACATCAGTCTGCAAG AGCAAGAGGTGGAGGTGGAGGACCATGACCTGGCTGGGCAGGGGAGCTTCAAGCTGGAGGGCTCCTGGCTGAAGCTGCGCCAGTTCCATGGGCTGATTGTCAAACGCTTCCACTGCGCCAAGCGCAACACCAAGGCCCTCTTCTCGCAGATCCTCCTGCCCGCCTTCTTCGTCTGCGTGGCCATGACGGTGGCACTCTCTGTGCCTGAAATAG GTGACTTGCCACCCCTCATACTCTCGCCATCGCAGTACCACAACTACACCCAGCCCAAGGGCAACTTCATTCCTTATGCCAACGAAGAGCGGCGTGAGTACCG CATCAGACTGTCTCCTGACGCCAGCCCCCAGCAGCTGGTGAACACCTTCCACCTGCCCTCTGGTGTGGGGGCCACCTGCGTGCTTAAGACACCCTTCAACAACACGCTGGACCAGCCCATGCAGAACCTCAACAGCAATGAGTCCAAGATGCTGGCGGCCAAGTACTTCGATGCCATGTGCATTGACTCCTTCACCCAGGGCCTGCCGCTCTCCAACTTCGTGCCGCCGCCTCCATCCCCGGCTCCCTCTGACTACCCCATCTCAGTGGATGAGGACCTGCTCCGTGCCTGGAACTCCACGACTTTCTCTTCCGCCGTCAAAG aGACGGTGacctcagctcctgccttgcCCCACATTGTCCACGAGCCCATCAAGTGCACGTGCTCCATGCAGGGGACTGGCTTCTCCTGTCCCAGTGGTGTGGGGGGCCACCCGCCACAGATGAAGGTGGTGACAGGGGACATCCTGGCAGACATCACAGGGCGCAACGTCTCTGAGTATCTGCTCTACACCTCGGACCGCTTCCGGCTGCACAG GTACGGGGCACTCACCTTCGGCAACGTCCAGAAATCCATCCCAGCCTCCTTTGGGGCCAGGGCTCCTGCCACGGTGCGCAAGATTGCTGTGCGGAGGACAGCCCAG GTTTTCTACAACAACAAGGGCTATCACAGCATGCCCACCTACCTCAACGCTCTCAACAACGCCATCCTGCGAGCCAACTTGCCTAAGAGCAAAGGCAACCCTGCCGCCTATG GCATCACGGTCACCAACCACCCCATGAACAAGACGAGTGCCAGCCTGTCCCTGGATTACCT CCTGCAAGGTACCGATGTGGTGATCGCCATCTTCATCATCGTGGCCATGTCCTTTGTTCCAGCCAGCTTTGTGGTGTTCCTGGTGGCTGAAAAGGCCACCAAGGCCAAACATCTGCAGTTTGTGAGCGGCTGTGACCCTGTCATCTACTGGTTGGCCAACTACGTGTGGGACATG CTGAACTACCTGGTGCCGGCCACATGCTGCATCATCATCCTGTTTGTGTTCGACCTCCCGGCATATACCTCTCCTACCAACTTCCCTGCtgtcctctccctcttcctgctcTACGG CTGGTCCATCACACCCATCATGTACCCTGCCTCCTTCTGGTTTGAGGTGCCCAGCTCTGCCTACGTCTTCCTCATTGTCATCAACCTCTTCATCGGCATCACTGCCACTGTTGCCAcgttcctgctgcagctctttgaGCACGACAAG GATCTGAAGGTGGTGAACAGCTACCTGAAGAGTTGCTTCCTTGTATTCCCTAACTACAACCTGGGTCATGGCTTGATGGAGATGGCCTATAATGAGTACATCAACGAATACTATGCCAAGATTG GGCAGTTCGATAAAATGAAATCGCCCTTTGAATGGGACATCGTGACACGGGGGCTCGTTGCCATGACAATCGAAGGCTTTGTCGGCTTCTTCATCACCATCATGTGCCAGTACAACTTCTTCCGGAAGCCCCA GCGGTTGCCCGTCTCCACCAAACCAATAGAGGATGACATAGACGTGGCCAACGAGCGGCACCGTGTCCTGCGCGGCGATGCCGACAACGACATGCTGAAGATCGAGAACCTCACCAAG gTGTACAAGTCCCGCAAGATCGGGCGCATCCTGGCCGTGGACCGGCTCTGTGTTGGTGTGCGGCCCGGGGAGTGCTTCGGGCTGCTGGGTGTCAACGGAGCGGGCAAGACCACCACCTTCAAGATGTTGACAGGGGACGAGAGCACCACGGGTGGAGAGGCCTTCATTAATGGGCACAG catcctgaaGGAGCTCCTGCAGGTCCAGCAGAGCTTGGGCTACTGCCCCCAGTTCGATGCACTCTTCGATGAGCTGACAGCCCAGGAGCACCTCGAGCTCTACACCCGCCTGCGTGGCATTCCCTGGAAGGATGAGGAGCGG GTGGTCAAGTGGGCCCTGAAGAAGCTGGAGCTGACCAAGTACGCGGACAAACCTGCCAGCACCTACAGCGGGGGCAACAAGAGGAAGCTATCCACAGCTATCGCGCTGATCGGATACCCGGCCTTCATCTTCCTG GACGAACCCACCACGGGGATGGACCCCAAGGCACGGCGCTTCCTCTGGAACCTCATCCTGGATGTCATCAAAACAGGGCGCTCCGTGGTGCTCACATCTCACAG CATGGAGGAGTGCGAGGCGCTCTGCACCCGCCTGGCCATCATGGTGAACGGGCGGCTCAAGTGTCTTGGCAGCATCCAGCACCTGAAGAACCG GTTTGGCGATGGCTACATGATCACCGTGCGCACCAAGTCCAGCCTCAACGTCAAGGAGGTGGTGAGGTTCTTCAACCGCAACTTCCCTGAGGCTGTCCTCAAG GAGCGGCACCACACCAAGGCCCAGTACCAGCTGAAGTCGGACCAGATCTCGCTGGCGCAGGTCTTCAGCAAGATGGAGCAGGTGGTGGACGTGCTGGGCATTGAAGACTATTCCGTCAGCCAGACCACACTGGACAAT GTATTTGTGAATTTTGCCAAGAAGCAAAGTGACaacctggagcagcaggagacGAGCCCAAGCTGCACCTTGCAGTCGCCCCTGGAGCGTGTGCTGAGCTTGCTGCGCCCCCGGGCTGCCCCCACCGAGCTGCGGGCCCTCGTGGTGGAAGAGCAGGAGGACCTGGAGACCGACGACGAAGGCCTCATCAGCTTCGAGGAGGAGAGG GCTCAGCTCTCCTTCAACACGGACACTCTGTGCTGA